From Achromobacter spanius, a single genomic window includes:
- a CDS encoding 5'-nucleotidase C-terminal domain-containing protein → MKPHLRKIFAVTASFALVAGLSACGGDDDDDDTTAPETPPQTSVPQGTTLDLAILGTTDLHANVLGYDYYKLAEDKSYGMDRTATLIANARKQYPNTLLLDNGDTVQGTALSDYQALVSPVQCSDMIAIYKQMKLLSYDAATMGNHEFNYGLPYLSQITNVDFGLAGITKGTAQTNPAGAKDCAAPAFPFVSANVVSAASKQPIFKPYVLLEKTFTATDSAGKSIDVPLKVGVIGFAPPPIMQWDKANLEGHVEVTGWKETAARYVPEMKAAGADLVVALAHGGIDLATPYSPDMENGAGYLSQVPGIDALITGHQHLLFPDTNAKSQFAGQPGVELEKGLINGVPTVQAGQWGNNLGQITLKLAYDQGWKVQKEATQVQRISTRLTAQSGSTPATYVAPDAAAQQLVQAEHAATIDYVKTPIGQSQFDMATYYALAGDVSALQIVNMAQIDYLTDYIAKNSPSYAGLPILSAAAPFKGGRNGPGDFTYVKQGNVAINNAADLYLYPNTLQVVRVSGDIVRQWLEKTAEQFKQIDPAQVAPQDLIDTGFPTFNFDVLYAAGNALQYEIDVTKPKGSRITALTYNGTPLDLTAQFLVVTNNYRASGGGDFPGLAGGKGDIVLQAPDASRDVLISYIKKNPTLDLATYGLDRSWRFAQVSSLAGPVVFSSVPGTLAMATAHDVTNVSVFDATPDPVTQLSRYAIDLTQ, encoded by the coding sequence GTGAAGCCACACCTACGCAAGATCTTTGCAGTGACCGCCAGCTTCGCGCTGGTGGCCGGCCTGTCCGCCTGCGGCGGCGATGACGATGACGACGACACCACCGCGCCCGAGACCCCGCCGCAGACCAGCGTGCCCCAAGGCACGACGCTGGACCTCGCGATCCTGGGCACGACCGACCTGCATGCCAATGTGCTGGGTTACGACTACTACAAGCTTGCCGAAGACAAGAGCTACGGCATGGACCGCACGGCCACGCTGATCGCCAATGCGCGCAAGCAGTATCCGAACACGCTGCTCCTGGACAACGGCGACACGGTGCAGGGCACGGCGCTGTCGGACTACCAGGCGCTGGTGTCGCCGGTGCAGTGTTCCGACATGATCGCGATCTACAAGCAGATGAAGCTGCTGTCGTACGACGCGGCCACGATGGGCAACCACGAGTTCAACTACGGCCTGCCCTATCTGTCGCAGATCACCAACGTGGACTTCGGACTGGCCGGCATTACCAAGGGCACGGCGCAAACCAACCCCGCGGGCGCCAAGGATTGCGCGGCGCCGGCGTTCCCGTTCGTGTCGGCCAACGTCGTCTCGGCGGCCTCCAAGCAGCCGATCTTCAAGCCTTATGTGCTGCTTGAGAAAACCTTCACGGCCACGGACAGCGCGGGCAAGTCCATCGACGTGCCGCTCAAGGTAGGCGTGATCGGCTTTGCGCCGCCGCCCATCATGCAATGGGACAAGGCGAATCTGGAAGGCCACGTGGAAGTCACCGGCTGGAAGGAGACCGCGGCGCGCTACGTGCCCGAAATGAAGGCGGCGGGTGCGGACCTCGTGGTGGCGCTGGCGCACGGCGGCATCGACCTGGCCACGCCCTACAGCCCGGACATGGAAAACGGTGCGGGTTATCTGAGCCAGGTGCCGGGCATCGATGCGCTCATCACGGGCCACCAGCATCTGCTCTTTCCCGACACGAATGCCAAGTCGCAGTTTGCCGGGCAGCCGGGCGTCGAACTGGAAAAGGGCCTGATCAATGGCGTGCCGACCGTTCAGGCCGGCCAGTGGGGCAACAACCTCGGCCAGATCACACTGAAGCTGGCGTATGACCAGGGTTGGAAGGTGCAGAAGGAGGCGACACAGGTGCAGCGCATCTCCACGCGCCTGACCGCGCAAAGCGGCTCCACGCCGGCAACCTACGTGGCGCCGGATGCGGCCGCGCAGCAACTGGTGCAGGCCGAGCACGCCGCGACGATCGACTACGTCAAGACGCCGATCGGCCAGAGCCAGTTCGACATGGCCACGTACTACGCGCTGGCGGGCGACGTGTCCGCACTGCAGATCGTGAACATGGCGCAGATCGACTACCTAACGGACTACATCGCCAAGAACAGCCCGTCATACGCGGGCCTGCCGATCCTGTCGGCCGCCGCGCCCTTCAAGGGCGGGCGCAACGGTCCGGGCGACTTCACGTATGTGAAGCAGGGCAACGTCGCCATCAACAACGCGGCCGACCTGTACCTGTACCCCAACACGCTGCAAGTCGTGCGGGTCAGCGGCGACATCGTGCGCCAGTGGCTGGAAAAGACGGCCGAGCAGTTCAAGCAGATCGACCCCGCACAGGTCGCGCCGCAGGATCTGATCGACACGGGCTTTCCGACGTTCAACTTCGACGTGCTGTATGCGGCGGGCAATGCGCTGCAGTATGAAATCGACGTGACCAAGCCCAAGGGTTCGCGCATCACGGCGCTGACATACAACGGCACGCCGCTGGACCTGACCGCGCAATTCCTGGTGGTGACCAACAACTACCGCGCCAGCGGTGGCGGCGACTTCCCCGGCCTGGCCGGCGGCAAGGGCGACATCGTGCTGCAGGCGCCGGACGCCAGCCGCGACGTGTTGATCAGCTACATCAAGAAGAATCCGACGCTCGACCTGGCCACCTACGGTCTGGACCGCAGCTGGCGTTTCGCGCAGGTCAGTTCGCTGGCAGGACCGGTGGTGTTTTCGTCGGTGCCGGGCACGCTGGCGATGGCCACGGCGCACGACGTGACCAACGTCTCGGTGTTCGACGCCACGCCCGATCCGGTGACGCAGTTGTCGCGTTACGCGATCGATCTGACCCAGTAA
- a CDS encoding ABC transporter ATP-binding protein: protein MIEIQNVSKQYGDTVVIDDVSLDLPAGGVTAIIGPNGAGKSTLLSMVSRLLPLSAGRVLVEGLDVTRADSRELARRLAILRQDNHLPLRLTVKDLVAFGRYPHTGGRLTVDDKVHIDQAIAYLNLEPLADRYLDEMSGGQRQRAFVAMVLCQDTRYVLLDEPLNSLDMKHAVAMMGTLRRAADELGKTVVLVLHDINFASSYADRIVAMRQGRIARHGTPAELIRPDVLSDLYELPIDVHEIGGKRICVYYR from the coding sequence ATGATAGAAATCCAGAACGTCAGCAAACAATACGGCGACACCGTCGTGATCGACGATGTCAGCCTGGACCTTCCGGCCGGCGGCGTCACTGCCATCATCGGGCCGAACGGGGCGGGCAAGTCGACATTGCTGTCCATGGTGAGCCGGCTGCTGCCGCTAAGCGCGGGGCGGGTGCTGGTGGAAGGCCTGGACGTCACGCGCGCCGACAGCCGCGAACTGGCGCGTCGCCTGGCCATCCTGCGGCAGGACAACCACTTGCCGCTGCGGCTGACGGTGAAGGACCTGGTGGCGTTTGGCCGCTACCCGCACACCGGCGGGCGGCTGACGGTGGATGACAAGGTCCACATCGATCAGGCCATTGCGTACCTGAACCTGGAGCCGCTGGCGGACCGCTATCTGGACGAGATGTCCGGCGGCCAGCGTCAGCGCGCGTTCGTCGCCATGGTGCTGTGCCAGGACACGCGCTACGTGTTACTGGACGAGCCCTTGAACAGCCTGGACATGAAGCATGCCGTCGCCATGATGGGGACCTTGCGGCGTGCGGCGGATGAACTGGGCAAGACGGTGGTGCTGGTGCTGCACGACATCAACTTTGCGTCCAGCTACGCGGACCGCATCGTGGCGATGCGGCAGGGGCGGATCGCGCGGCACGGCACGCCGGCCGAACTGATCCGGCCCGACGTGCTGAGCGATCTGTACGAACTGCCGATCGACGTGCACGAGATCGGCGGCAAGCGCATCTGCGTGTACTACCGCTGA
- a CDS encoding iron chelate uptake ABC transporter family permease subunit: protein MTLGANGQWSFVIPFRGGKLLAMLLVAYAVAVSSVLFQTITHNRILTPAIMGFDALYLLIQAVVVFGFGQAAAAASHPVAAFLLEVCAMTAFACLLFRWLFSDAVRSLHLMMLVGIIFGLLFRSLSSFVVRLIDPNEFLVLQDRMFASFNSVRVELLPIAFGAVCIASFFVWRMRRRYDVLALGRDMALNLGVDYRRTLMVTLAAIAVLVSVSTALVGPVTFFGLLVSNLAYQAMGSDRHRYTVPAAALLSVIFLVGGQTLLERVLGLNTTVSVVIEFVGGVMFLVLILRRRRR, encoded by the coding sequence ATGACGCTGGGCGCGAACGGCCAATGGTCGTTCGTCATTCCCTTTCGCGGCGGCAAGCTGCTGGCCATGCTGCTGGTGGCGTATGCGGTGGCGGTGTCGTCCGTGCTGTTCCAGACCATCACGCACAACCGTATCCTCACGCCCGCCATCATGGGCTTCGATGCCCTGTACCTGCTGATCCAGGCGGTCGTGGTGTTCGGCTTCGGGCAGGCGGCCGCCGCCGCCAGTCATCCGGTCGCGGCCTTCCTGCTGGAAGTGTGCGCGATGACGGCGTTCGCGTGCCTGCTGTTCCGCTGGCTGTTCTCCGACGCCGTGCGCAGCCTGCATTTGATGATGCTGGTGGGGATCATCTTCGGACTGCTGTTTCGCAGCCTGTCCAGCTTCGTGGTGCGGCTGATCGATCCGAATGAATTCCTGGTGCTGCAGGACCGCATGTTCGCCAGCTTCAATTCGGTGCGTGTCGAGCTGTTGCCGATCGCCTTCGGCGCCGTGTGCATCGCGTCGTTCTTCGTCTGGCGCATGCGGCGGCGCTACGACGTGCTGGCGCTGGGCCGCGACATGGCATTGAACCTGGGTGTGGACTATCGCCGCACGCTGATGGTGACGCTGGCGGCGATTGCGGTGCTGGTGTCCGTGTCGACGGCGCTGGTCGGTCCCGTGACGTTCTTCGGTTTGCTGGTCAGCAACCTGGCGTACCAAGCCATGGGTTCGGACAGGCACCGCTACACCGTGCCGGCCGCGGCGTTGCTCAGCGTCATTTTCCTGGTGGGCGGCCAGACGCTGCTGGAGCGCGTGCTGGGGCTGAACACCACGGTCAGCGTGGTGATTGAATTCGTGGGCGGCGTGATGTTCCTCGTCCTGATCTTGCGCAGGAGGCGCCGATGA
- a CDS encoding ABC transporter permease — protein MNWRRAISGWGGLTAVVVVLLLLCVASISLGAGQMHWAALWNGGEEGERAWRLLMVSRIPRTLALLLAGTALAVAGLIMQMLVRNRFVEPTTAGTVESATLGILVVTLLAPDTSVIGKMVTATGFALAGTLLFLALLRRVPLRTPFIVPLIGLILGGVIQAVTTFMAYRFDLLQSLHAWTTGDFSGVLRGRYELLWIGFALACAAYAAADRYTVAGMGREFASNLGLNHARLTLVGLLIVSAISAVVVVTAGSIPFLGLIVPNAVSLVLGDNMRRAIPWVALLGGAFVLACDIIGRLVIHPYEIPIGTVVGVLGSILFLWLLRTRRNRLG, from the coding sequence TGGGCGCGGGCCAGATGCATTGGGCCGCGCTGTGGAACGGCGGCGAAGAAGGCGAGCGAGCATGGCGGCTGCTGATGGTCAGCCGCATCCCGCGCACCCTGGCGCTGCTGCTGGCAGGCACGGCGCTGGCCGTCGCCGGCCTCATCATGCAGATGCTGGTGCGCAACCGCTTTGTGGAGCCCACGACGGCCGGCACCGTCGAATCCGCCACCCTCGGCATCCTGGTCGTCACCTTGCTGGCGCCCGATACGTCCGTGATCGGCAAGATGGTGACGGCCACGGGCTTTGCGCTGGCGGGCACCTTGCTGTTTCTGGCCCTGCTGCGCCGCGTGCCGCTGCGCACGCCGTTCATCGTGCCGCTGATCGGGCTGATCCTGGGCGGCGTGATCCAGGCGGTCACGACCTTCATGGCGTACCGCTTCGACCTGCTGCAGTCGCTGCATGCGTGGACGACCGGCGACTTCTCCGGCGTGCTGCGCGGCCGGTATGAGCTGCTGTGGATCGGGTTTGCGCTGGCCTGCGCGGCCTATGCCGCTGCCGACCGCTACACCGTGGCGGGCATGGGCCGCGAGTTCGCGTCCAACCTCGGGCTGAACCATGCACGGCTGACACTGGTCGGCCTGTTGATCGTTTCCGCCATATCGGCCGTGGTGGTCGTGACGGCCGGCAGCATCCCGTTCCTGGGCCTCATCGTGCCCAATGCCGTCAGCCTGGTGCTGGGCGACAACATGCGCCGCGCCATTCCGTGGGTGGCGTTGCTTGGGGGCGCGTTCGTGCTGGCCTGCGACATCATCGGCCGGCTGGTCATCCACCCCTACGAGATCCCCATCGGCACCGTGGTGGGCGTGCTGGGCAGCATCCTGTTCCTGTGGCTGCTGCGCACGCGGAGGAACCGCCTTGGCTGA